The following are encoded together in the Haloplanus vescus genome:
- a CDS encoding heavy-metal-associated domain-containing protein, whose translation MTTTITVEGMSCGHCEETVEEALEEVSGVTSVTVDRESEQASVEGEAEVTALVEAVEGAGYTAHA comes from the coding sequence ATGACGACGACCATCACCGTGGAAGGAATGTCGTGCGGTCACTGTGAGGAGACGGTCGAAGAGGCCCTTGAAGAGGTCTCTGGCGTGACTTCCGTGACCGTCGACAGGGAGAGCGAACAGGCAAGTGTCGAGGGTGAGGCAGAGGTCACGGCCCTTGTGGAGGCCGTCGAAGGCGCAGGGTACACCGCTCACGCCTGA
- a CDS encoding multicopper oxidase family protein has protein sequence MTSSGLSRRKILQLSGISTLGALAGCASPLPGTDDGGGRAVTPRPTVTADPDTSVSLTATSGTIRPASDASTTTWLYDGQYPGPELRVQEGDVLSVELANDLQEETTIHWHGIPVANPVDGVPNVTQEPVASGDTFTYKFRAEPAGTYFYHSHVGLQLDRGLLGPLIVEERDPHVAYDHEYVVVLDDYLSREPRLPSDGGMGGGGMGGMMGDVRPPYEGLLINGQLPENPPTFDVTEGDRVRFRFVNASSATVFGVRTAGHEMSVTHADGQPVEPVEADSFVFGAGERYDVVVEATNPGRWFVQANALDGNEPPARAVVEYESTDGSITPQPPSSSSNRLQYGDLRALSSLDGVSGDPDRTFDLTLSRGRNQSYTWTIDGQAYPDADPLQIRPGEHVRIRMTNQSPVVHPMHLHGHFFQVGNAIKDTVIVPGHRGQVTLDFHADNPGRWLFHCHNLYHLDAGMARVVEYVE, from the coding sequence ATGACCTCCTCGGGACTTTCTCGCCGTAAAATCCTCCAGTTATCGGGGATCTCGACTCTCGGAGCGCTTGCGGGGTGTGCCAGTCCGCTACCGGGCACCGACGATGGTGGCGGTCGTGCGGTGACTCCCCGTCCGACTGTCACGGCTGACCCAGATACATCGGTCAGCCTCACTGCGACATCTGGGACCATTCGACCAGCTTCGGATGCGTCGACGACTACGTGGCTATACGATGGACAGTATCCAGGCCCAGAGTTGCGCGTGCAGGAAGGTGACGTGCTCAGCGTGGAACTAGCTAACGACCTGCAGGAGGAGACAACAATTCACTGGCACGGGATTCCCGTTGCGAATCCAGTCGACGGCGTCCCGAACGTGACGCAAGAGCCGGTTGCCTCCGGTGATACATTCACATACAAGTTCCGTGCCGAACCCGCTGGGACGTATTTTTACCACAGCCACGTCGGACTCCAACTCGATCGTGGATTACTCGGTCCCCTGATCGTTGAAGAACGAGACCCACACGTTGCGTACGACCACGAGTATGTCGTCGTGCTTGACGATTACCTCTCTAGAGAACCACGTCTTCCGTCGGACGGTGGGATGGGTGGCGGTGGAATGGGTGGAATGATGGGAGACGTTCGACCGCCATATGAGGGGCTTTTGATCAACGGTCAACTGCCCGAGAATCCCCCGACGTTCGACGTAACGGAGGGCGATCGGGTTCGCTTTCGGTTCGTGAATGCCTCCAGCGCGACAGTCTTTGGTGTGCGAACCGCTGGACACGAGATGTCGGTGACCCACGCCGATGGCCAGCCCGTCGAACCAGTCGAGGCCGACTCGTTCGTCTTTGGTGCTGGTGAACGGTACGATGTCGTCGTGGAAGCGACGAACCCGGGGAGATGGTTCGTTCAGGCGAACGCGCTCGACGGGAACGAACCACCGGCCAGAGCCGTCGTCGAGTACGAATCAACAGACGGTTCGATCACTCCACAGCCTCCATCATCTTCGAGTAACAGATTGCAATACGGTGACCTGCGAGCACTCTCTTCACTCGACGGTGTGAGTGGAGATCCAGACCGGACGTTCGACCTGACGCTCTCACGTGGTAGAAACCAGTCCTACACGTGGACGATAGACGGACAGGCCTATCCGGATGCCGACCCGCTTCAGATTCGGCCTGGGGAACACGTCCGAATTCGGATGACCAATCAGAGCCCGGTCGTCCATCCGATGCACCTTCACGGCCACTTCTTCCAGGTCGGCAACGCGATCAAAGATACGGTTATCGTCCCGGGACATCGAGGACAGGTGACGCTGGACTTCCATGCGGATAACCCCGGTCGGTGGTTGTTCCACTGTCACAATCTGTACCACCTCGATGCGGGGATGGCGCGTGTTGTGGAATACGTGGAATGA
- a CDS encoding SHOCT domain-containing protein, with protein sequence MTKPTTHLGRTARRLAILAIPLLVAATGTAAAHSGGGYGGGMMGGSGWGLFGGAMGLWGLLWMGLLIAVPLYLVFAILNRGSGGDDEQSLSVLRERYARGELSDDEFERRRKQLERTG encoded by the coding sequence ATGACGAAACCCACCACTCATCTCGGACGCACTGCTCGTCGCCTCGCGATCCTCGCTATCCCGCTGTTGGTCGCGGCGACTGGAACGGCTGCCGCCCACAGCGGCGGGGGCTACGGCGGCGGGATGATGGGCGGAAGCGGCTGGGGCCTCTTCGGCGGAGCGATGGGGCTCTGGGGGCTCCTCTGGATGGGGCTCCTCATCGCTGTTCCGCTCTACCTCGTCTTTGCGATCCTCAACCGAGGATCCGGCGGGGACGATGAGCAGTCGTTGTCGGTTCTCCGGGAGCGATATGCTCGCGGTGAGCTCTCGGACGATGAATTCGAACGGCGGCGCAAACAGCTCGAACGTACCGGATGA
- a CDS encoding SHOCT domain-containing protein — translation MASSNQLDTTTILLLILGAFILLPLLMMGMGFGGMMGYGGMMGQYGSTGGWWPVIGMLVPLVFLVALLGGGYLLFRRVSETQTSDNPAMEELRLAYARGNLTDEEFESRRKKLEQSE, via the coding sequence ATGGCTTCATCGAATCAACTGGACACAACGACGATACTGCTACTGATCCTCGGAGCGTTCATCCTCCTTCCGTTGCTCATGATGGGGATGGGCTTCGGCGGGATGATGGGATACGGGGGAATGATGGGCCAGTACGGTAGTACCGGCGGCTGGTGGCCCGTTATCGGAATGCTTGTTCCACTCGTCTTCCTCGTTGCGCTTCTCGGCGGGGGCTATCTCCTCTTCAGACGGGTAAGCGAAACACAAACGTCTGACAATCCCGCGATGGAAGAATTACGTCTGGCGTACGCCCGTGGCAATCTCACGGACGAAGAGTTCGAATCCCGCCGAAAGAAGCTCGAACAATCAGAGTGA
- a CDS encoding helix-turn-helix transcriptional regulator has protein sequence MNRRRADTVAGALVAAVLIVGGVLTWQAYQQQQAFEQMGSMMGTSMGAVHGTNPLLYVLGTLLVSAVVGGGYLVVRDEFTTTEGTDRSQTGMANQTDSESIESQDGPVQSEGKINPESQPQARVLDLLPDDERRILEPILSSPGITQIELRDRSNFSKSKVSQTVSALEKRGLLYRERQGRTYRIYPSDDLEQKQAN, from the coding sequence ATGAATCGACGGCGAGCCGATACCGTAGCCGGTGCGTTGGTCGCTGCCGTCCTCATAGTCGGTGGTGTGCTCACCTGGCAAGCGTACCAGCAACAGCAGGCCTTCGAGCAGATGGGCTCGATGATGGGTACGTCGATGGGCGCGGTTCACGGAACGAACCCACTCTTGTACGTTCTCGGAACGCTTCTTGTCTCGGCTGTCGTTGGTGGGGGCTATCTCGTGGTTCGGGACGAGTTCACTACCACAGAGGGAACCGATCGATCACAGACTGGCATGGCGAATCAAACCGATTCTGAGAGTATCGAATCGCAGGATGGGCCCGTTCAATCAGAGGGAAAGATCAATCCGGAATCCCAGCCACAGGCTCGCGTATTGGACCTCTTGCCGGATGATGAACGCCGAATTCTTGAACCGATCCTCTCGTCGCCCGGTATCACACAGATCGAACTCCGGGATCGCTCGAACTTTTCGAAAAGCAAGGTCAGTCAGACAGTGAGTGCCCTCGAGAAGCGCGGCTTACTGTACCGCGAGCGCCAAGGGCGAACGTATCGCATCTATCCGAGTGACGACTTAGAACAGAAACAGGCGAACTAG
- a CDS encoding DUF302 domain-containing protein: protein MEYTIQTTVTGEFDDVVEATNAALTDEGFGVLCDIDIQATLKEKLGEEFRQYRILGACNPPLAYEGLTEEIELGALLPCNVIVYETDDGDIVVSAVDPEQLVGIADNDALDSIATEVTERFDRVLAAVRDEFDPASEA, encoded by the coding sequence ATGGAATACACAATACAGACCACAGTTACTGGCGAATTTGACGACGTCGTTGAGGCAACGAACGCTGCACTCACGGACGAGGGATTCGGTGTCCTCTGTGATATCGACATTCAGGCGACACTCAAGGAGAAGCTTGGCGAAGAGTTCCGTCAGTATCGCATCCTCGGTGCGTGTAATCCTCCGCTAGCATACGAAGGGTTAACCGAGGAAATCGAGCTTGGTGCGCTCTTGCCCTGTAACGTCATCGTCTATGAGACTGATGACGGCGACATCGTGGTAAGTGCGGTCGATCCGGAACAGTTGGTCGGGATTGCTGATAACGACGCGCTTGATTCCATCGCAACCGAGGTCACCGAGCGATTTGATCGTGTACTGGCAGCTGTTAGAGACGAGTTCGACCCCGCGTCGGAGGCCTGA